GGCCAAGTACGCTGCCGCCGAGGCCAGTATCAAGGCGCTCGATCAGGCGATCCAGACCCACGGTGGTGCCGGCTTGAGCAGCGAGTACGGATTGGCTGCGATGCTCGGGGCCGCCCGTATCGCCCGTGTGGCTCCGGTGAGCAGGGAGATGATCCTCAACTTCGTGAGCCAGCACTCGCTCGGACTGCCCAGGAGCTACTGATGGCCGTTCTCGTCGAGTCGGGCAAAGACACAGCGTATTTGACGTTGGATTCGCCGCAGAACCGAAACGCGCTGTCGTCAGTGTTGGTCGAGGAGCTGACAGCGGGCCTCATCGCTGCGGCGCACGACGACGACGTCAGAACGATCGTGCTCGGCCACACCGGCACCACGTTCTGTGCCGGAGCCGACCTCCGAGAAGCCGGATCGTCACCGGAGCTGCGCACCCGGCAGATGCTCGACCTGATGCGGTTGATCATCGACACCCCTAAACCCGTCGTCGTGCAGATCGACGGGCATGTGCGCGCAGGTGGAATGGGGCTCGTCGCGGCCTGCGATATTGCGGTCGCCGGACCCCAGAGTTCGTTCGCGCTGACGGAGGTTCGCCTCGGCCTGGCGGCATCGGTCATCTCCGTTGCTGTGCTGCCGCGGCTTTCGTCTCGTGCGGCGAGTCGCTACTTCCTCACCGGGGAGACGTTCGACGGTGCTACCGCCGAGGCGATCGGTCTGGTCACGTTGGCCGACGCCGTTCCCGCGGCAGCGGTGGCCGACTACATGATCATGTTTCGGAAGTGTTCGCCGCAGGGCCTGGCCGAGTCCAAACAGCTCACCACCGCGGCGATCCGACGCGAGATCGACGAGCGAGGGACGGCAGTCGCCGAGCAATC
The nucleotide sequence above comes from Rhodococcoides fascians A25f. Encoded proteins:
- a CDS encoding enoyl-CoA hydratase family protein — translated: MAVLVESGKDTAYLTLDSPQNRNALSSVLVEELTAGLIAAAHDDDVRTIVLGHTGTTFCAGADLREAGSSPELRTRQMLDLMRLIIDTPKPVVVQIDGHVRAGGMGLVAACDIAVAGPQSSFALTEVRLGLAASVISVAVLPRLSSRAASRYFLTGETFDGATAEAIGLVTLADAVPAAAVADYMIMFRKCSPQGLAESKQLTTAAIRREIDERGTAVAEQSARLFASDEAREGMMSFLEKRPPSWAVEK